Proteins encoded within one genomic window of Cucumis sativus cultivar 9930 chromosome 3, Cucumber_9930_V3, whole genome shotgun sequence:
- the LOC101208376 gene encoding S-protein homolog 1-like, with translation MEALKYIAIVCVILALIGECNGQPGAEVPLSSWKINILNEMTKDTLFLQCKSKDDDLGAQNLGVKQQFSWSFKENLWQTTLYWCYMHNAESHASFNVFWPEKSGWLAFRCQLRNCIWSARDDGIYLKTNPHNTFELIHTWEPGM, from the coding sequence ATGGAAGCTCTCAAATACATAGCAATCGTTTGTGTAATTTTAGCATTGATTGGTGAATGTAATGGGCAACCTGGTGCAGAGGTTCCATTGAGTTCATGGAAAATTAATATTCTGAACGAGATGACCAAAGACACATTGTTTCTTCAATGTAAGTCTAAAGATGATGATCTAGGTGCACAAAATTTAGGTGtaaaacaacaattttcatgGAGTTTCAAGGAGAATTTGTGGCAAACAACACTGTATTGGTGTTATATGCACAATGCCGAAAGTCATGCTTCATTTAATGTATTTTGGCCTGAGAAATCTGGTTGGCTTGCTTTTAGATGTCAACTCAGAAATTGCATTTGGTCTGCTCGAGATGATGGAATTTACTTGAAGACCAACCCTCATAATACTTTTGAGCTCATACATACTTGGGAACCTGGAATGTGA